Proteins from a single region of Mytilus trossulus isolate FHL-02 chromosome 2, PNRI_Mtr1.1.1.hap1, whole genome shotgun sequence:
- the LOC134707437 gene encoding uncharacterized protein LOC134707437 isoform X1: MADQVQEEIVMTPTKKGKTTHIRIEKKLKEELDTSAAEHVGDGINKGFVVNKKAQGDLDSYGRPQLQIGFNCFLVDQKTGKKHVESRRLKFWYVDGTDYLEQVTTAYEFFKELVRPQNFPRDYVGFIKKCMKQMKKPDYKLAKNVDLEIRLLDDEEAPMSPGEGISPDMIGPSDAEQYFGVNKEDKRSEEEKLREKLLQILESAYPNVLEVEDLIRITNADPAMVTLQLGELKQKELIAEMEDGKKVVRHVLHDDKTEVQHVKQMPTIAANQQPTIAIITANYSEKLAVDAMMEQKTTFVKFKTEGESNVYTIGYIGEHKVVSTKLPQIGYHRAAQISSGNTTTRLLGSFQNIEHVFVVGVSGGVPHYTDYYKHVRLGDIVMSQCNDKGYVYYHCDKIFRDKEENLTYKLRTFAPRDFTLQNVVEKLRDRAQRKPDKAPWEKYIYEGLDLLRNQEADFNRPPKESDRLYMNIGEDDLIEVQHPLKPEDGDGIREGVPNVHYGVIGSGRPVTKYDSTRLDFAHKYNITCFDAEFDQVLESIVGNRKDSFLFIRGIADYSDGTRNKEWQPYASLVAAAMMKTIIRLISNPYLSEDED; encoded by the exons ATGGCTGATCAAGTCCAAGAAG AGATTGTAATGACCCCCACAAAGAAGGGTAAAACTACACATATCAGGATTGAAAAGAAACTTAAAGAAGAACTTGACACATCTGCAGCAGAGCATGTTGGAGATGGTATAAATAAAGGATTTGTAGTGAATAAAAAAGCTCAAG GAGATTTAGATTCCTATGGAAGACCACAGTTACAGATAGGATTCAATTGTTTTTTAGTTGATcagaaaacaggaaaaaaacatgtg GAGAGCAGAAGATTGAAGTTTTGGTATGTTGATGGAACTGATTATCTAGAACAAGTAACTACGGCCTATGAATTCTTTAAAGAACTTGTGAGACCACAGAATTTTCCAAGGG attaTGTTGGTTTTATTAAGAAATGTATGAAACAGATGAAAAAACCTGACTATAAGTTAGCTAAGAATGTTGATTTGGAGATACGTCTGCTGGATGATGAGGAAGCTCCAATGAGTCCAG GGGAGGGAATATCTCCCGATATGATAG GACCTTCTGATGCTGAACAATATTTTG GTGTAAACAAGGAAGACAAGAGATCTGAAGAAGAGAAATTGAGGGAGAAACTGTTACAAATACTTGAATCAGCTTATCCTAATGTGTTGGAGGTAGAGGATTTAATTAG AATTACAAATGCTGATCCAGCTATGGTTACCCTACAGTTAGGAGAACTCAAACAAAAAGAATTAATTGCTGAAATGGAAGATGGAAAGAAAGTTGTCCGACATGTATTACATGACGACAAAACAG AGGTGCAACATGTAAAACAGATGCCAACCATAGCAGCCAATCAACAGCCAACAATTGCCATAATTACAGCAAATTATTCAGAAAAACTAGCAGTAGATGCAATGATGGAACAAAAAACtacttttgtaaaatttaaaactgaag gTGAATCCAATGTATACACAATTGGGTATATTGGAGAACACAAGGTAGTCTCAACAAAATTACCTCAAATAGGTTACCATAGGGCAGCACAGATCTCATCAGGAAATACAACCACCAGATTATTAG GATCATTCCAAAATATAGAGCATGTGTTTGTAGTGGGCGTTTCTGGAGGTGTTCCCCATTACACAGATTATTACAAACATGTACGTCTGGGGGATATTGTTATGTCACAGTGTAATGACAAAGGATATGTGTACTATCACTGTGACAAAATATTTAGAGATAAAGAAGAAAACTTGACATATAAACTTCGTACATTTGCTCCTAGGGATTTTACTCTTCAAAATGTTGTCGAAAAACTGCGAGATAGGGCTCAGAGAAAACCAGATAAGGCACCTTGGGAAAAGTATATTTACGAAGGTTTAGATCTTCTACGTAATCAGGAGGCAGATTTTAATAGACCACCAAAAGAAAGCGATAGGTTATACATGAACATTGGAGAAGATGATTTGATAGAGGTACAACATCCCTTAAAACCAGAAGATGGAGATGGCATTAGAGAAGGTGTTCCCAATGTTCATTATGGTGTTATTGGTTCTGGAAGACCAGTCACCAAATATGATTCCACTCGACTTGACTTTGCTCATAAATATAACATCACCTGTTTTGATGCTGAGTTTGATCAAGTCTTAGAATCCATTGTTGGTAATAGAAAGGATAGTTTCCTGTTTATCCGAGGCATAGCAGACTACAGTGATGGAACAAGAAACAAAGAATGGCAACCATATGCCTCACTCGTGGCAGCAGCAATGATGAAAACCATTATCAGATTAATTAGCAACCCATACCTTAGTGAAGATGAAGACTAA
- the LOC134707437 gene encoding uncharacterized protein LOC134707437 isoform X3, translating to MADQVQEEIVMTPTKKGKTTHIRIEKKLKEELDTSAAEHVGDGINKGFVVNKKAQGDLDSYGRPQLQIGFNCFLVDQKTGKKHVESRRLKFWYVDGTDYLEQVTTAYEFFKELVRPQNFPRDYVGFIKKCMKQMKKPDYKLAKNVDLEIRLLDDEEAPMSPGVNKEDKRSEEEKLREKLLQILESAYPNVLEVEDLIRITNADPAMVTLQLGELKQKELIAEMEDGKKVVRHVLHDDKTEVQHVKQMPTIAANQQPTIAIITANYSEKLAVDAMMEQKTTFVKFKTEGESNVYTIGYIGEHKVVSTKLPQIGYHRAAQISSGNTTTRLLGSFQNIEHVFVVGVSGGVPHYTDYYKHVRLGDIVMSQCNDKGYVYYHCDKIFRDKEENLTYKLRTFAPRDFTLQNVVEKLRDRAQRKPDKAPWEKYIYEGLDLLRNQEADFNRPPKESDRLYMNIGEDDLIEVQHPLKPEDGDGIREGVPNVHYGVIGSGRPVTKYDSTRLDFAHKYNITCFDAEFDQVLESIVGNRKDSFLFIRGIADYSDGTRNKEWQPYASLVAAAMMKTIIRLISNPYLSEDED from the exons ATGGCTGATCAAGTCCAAGAAG AGATTGTAATGACCCCCACAAAGAAGGGTAAAACTACACATATCAGGATTGAAAAGAAACTTAAAGAAGAACTTGACACATCTGCAGCAGAGCATGTTGGAGATGGTATAAATAAAGGATTTGTAGTGAATAAAAAAGCTCAAG GAGATTTAGATTCCTATGGAAGACCACAGTTACAGATAGGATTCAATTGTTTTTTAGTTGATcagaaaacaggaaaaaaacatgtg GAGAGCAGAAGATTGAAGTTTTGGTATGTTGATGGAACTGATTATCTAGAACAAGTAACTACGGCCTATGAATTCTTTAAAGAACTTGTGAGACCACAGAATTTTCCAAGGG attaTGTTGGTTTTATTAAGAAATGTATGAAACAGATGAAAAAACCTGACTATAAGTTAGCTAAGAATGTTGATTTGGAGATACGTCTGCTGGATGATGAGGAAGCTCCAATGAGTCCAG GTGTAAACAAGGAAGACAAGAGATCTGAAGAAGAGAAATTGAGGGAGAAACTGTTACAAATACTTGAATCAGCTTATCCTAATGTGTTGGAGGTAGAGGATTTAATTAG AATTACAAATGCTGATCCAGCTATGGTTACCCTACAGTTAGGAGAACTCAAACAAAAAGAATTAATTGCTGAAATGGAAGATGGAAAGAAAGTTGTCCGACATGTATTACATGACGACAAAACAG AGGTGCAACATGTAAAACAGATGCCAACCATAGCAGCCAATCAACAGCCAACAATTGCCATAATTACAGCAAATTATTCAGAAAAACTAGCAGTAGATGCAATGATGGAACAAAAAACtacttttgtaaaatttaaaactgaag gTGAATCCAATGTATACACAATTGGGTATATTGGAGAACACAAGGTAGTCTCAACAAAATTACCTCAAATAGGTTACCATAGGGCAGCACAGATCTCATCAGGAAATACAACCACCAGATTATTAG GATCATTCCAAAATATAGAGCATGTGTTTGTAGTGGGCGTTTCTGGAGGTGTTCCCCATTACACAGATTATTACAAACATGTACGTCTGGGGGATATTGTTATGTCACAGTGTAATGACAAAGGATATGTGTACTATCACTGTGACAAAATATTTAGAGATAAAGAAGAAAACTTGACATATAAACTTCGTACATTTGCTCCTAGGGATTTTACTCTTCAAAATGTTGTCGAAAAACTGCGAGATAGGGCTCAGAGAAAACCAGATAAGGCACCTTGGGAAAAGTATATTTACGAAGGTTTAGATCTTCTACGTAATCAGGAGGCAGATTTTAATAGACCACCAAAAGAAAGCGATAGGTTATACATGAACATTGGAGAAGATGATTTGATAGAGGTACAACATCCCTTAAAACCAGAAGATGGAGATGGCATTAGAGAAGGTGTTCCCAATGTTCATTATGGTGTTATTGGTTCTGGAAGACCAGTCACCAAATATGATTCCACTCGACTTGACTTTGCTCATAAATATAACATCACCTGTTTTGATGCTGAGTTTGATCAAGTCTTAGAATCCATTGTTGGTAATAGAAAGGATAGTTTCCTGTTTATCCGAGGCATAGCAGACTACAGTGATGGAACAAGAAACAAAGAATGGCAACCATATGCCTCACTCGTGGCAGCAGCAATGATGAAAACCATTATCAGATTAATTAGCAACCCATACCTTAGTGAAGATGAAGACTAA
- the LOC134707437 gene encoding uncharacterized protein LOC134707437 isoform X2 — protein MADQVQEEIVMTPTKKGKTTHIRIEKKLKEELDTSAAEHVGDGINKGFVVNKKAQGDLDSYGRPQLQIGFNCFLVDQKTGKKHVESRRLKFWYVDGTDYLEQVTTAYEFFKELVRPQNFPRDYVGFIKKCMKQMKKPDYKLAKNVDLEIRLLDDEEAPMSPGPSDAEQYFGVNKEDKRSEEEKLREKLLQILESAYPNVLEVEDLIRITNADPAMVTLQLGELKQKELIAEMEDGKKVVRHVLHDDKTEVQHVKQMPTIAANQQPTIAIITANYSEKLAVDAMMEQKTTFVKFKTEGESNVYTIGYIGEHKVVSTKLPQIGYHRAAQISSGNTTTRLLGSFQNIEHVFVVGVSGGVPHYTDYYKHVRLGDIVMSQCNDKGYVYYHCDKIFRDKEENLTYKLRTFAPRDFTLQNVVEKLRDRAQRKPDKAPWEKYIYEGLDLLRNQEADFNRPPKESDRLYMNIGEDDLIEVQHPLKPEDGDGIREGVPNVHYGVIGSGRPVTKYDSTRLDFAHKYNITCFDAEFDQVLESIVGNRKDSFLFIRGIADYSDGTRNKEWQPYASLVAAAMMKTIIRLISNPYLSEDED, from the exons ATGGCTGATCAAGTCCAAGAAG AGATTGTAATGACCCCCACAAAGAAGGGTAAAACTACACATATCAGGATTGAAAAGAAACTTAAAGAAGAACTTGACACATCTGCAGCAGAGCATGTTGGAGATGGTATAAATAAAGGATTTGTAGTGAATAAAAAAGCTCAAG GAGATTTAGATTCCTATGGAAGACCACAGTTACAGATAGGATTCAATTGTTTTTTAGTTGATcagaaaacaggaaaaaaacatgtg GAGAGCAGAAGATTGAAGTTTTGGTATGTTGATGGAACTGATTATCTAGAACAAGTAACTACGGCCTATGAATTCTTTAAAGAACTTGTGAGACCACAGAATTTTCCAAGGG attaTGTTGGTTTTATTAAGAAATGTATGAAACAGATGAAAAAACCTGACTATAAGTTAGCTAAGAATGTTGATTTGGAGATACGTCTGCTGGATGATGAGGAAGCTCCAATGAGTCCAG GACCTTCTGATGCTGAACAATATTTTG GTGTAAACAAGGAAGACAAGAGATCTGAAGAAGAGAAATTGAGGGAGAAACTGTTACAAATACTTGAATCAGCTTATCCTAATGTGTTGGAGGTAGAGGATTTAATTAG AATTACAAATGCTGATCCAGCTATGGTTACCCTACAGTTAGGAGAACTCAAACAAAAAGAATTAATTGCTGAAATGGAAGATGGAAAGAAAGTTGTCCGACATGTATTACATGACGACAAAACAG AGGTGCAACATGTAAAACAGATGCCAACCATAGCAGCCAATCAACAGCCAACAATTGCCATAATTACAGCAAATTATTCAGAAAAACTAGCAGTAGATGCAATGATGGAACAAAAAACtacttttgtaaaatttaaaactgaag gTGAATCCAATGTATACACAATTGGGTATATTGGAGAACACAAGGTAGTCTCAACAAAATTACCTCAAATAGGTTACCATAGGGCAGCACAGATCTCATCAGGAAATACAACCACCAGATTATTAG GATCATTCCAAAATATAGAGCATGTGTTTGTAGTGGGCGTTTCTGGAGGTGTTCCCCATTACACAGATTATTACAAACATGTACGTCTGGGGGATATTGTTATGTCACAGTGTAATGACAAAGGATATGTGTACTATCACTGTGACAAAATATTTAGAGATAAAGAAGAAAACTTGACATATAAACTTCGTACATTTGCTCCTAGGGATTTTACTCTTCAAAATGTTGTCGAAAAACTGCGAGATAGGGCTCAGAGAAAACCAGATAAGGCACCTTGGGAAAAGTATATTTACGAAGGTTTAGATCTTCTACGTAATCAGGAGGCAGATTTTAATAGACCACCAAAAGAAAGCGATAGGTTATACATGAACATTGGAGAAGATGATTTGATAGAGGTACAACATCCCTTAAAACCAGAAGATGGAGATGGCATTAGAGAAGGTGTTCCCAATGTTCATTATGGTGTTATTGGTTCTGGAAGACCAGTCACCAAATATGATTCCACTCGACTTGACTTTGCTCATAAATATAACATCACCTGTTTTGATGCTGAGTTTGATCAAGTCTTAGAATCCATTGTTGGTAATAGAAAGGATAGTTTCCTGTTTATCCGAGGCATAGCAGACTACAGTGATGGAACAAGAAACAAAGAATGGCAACCATATGCCTCACTCGTGGCAGCAGCAATGATGAAAACCATTATCAGATTAATTAGCAACCCATACCTTAGTGAAGATGAAGACTAA